The following coding sequences lie in one Oryza sativa Japonica Group mitochondrion, complete genome genomic window:
- the nad7 gene encoding NADH dehydrogenase subunit 7, which produces MTTRNGQIKNFTSNSGPQHPAAHGVSRSVLEMNGEVVERAEPHIGSLHRGTEKLIEYKTYLQALPYFDRSDYVSTMAQEHAHSSAVERLLNCEVPLRAQYIRVLFCEITRISNHSLASTTHAMDVGASTPFLWAFEEREKLLEFYERVPGARMHASFIRPGGVAQDLPLGLCRDIDSSTQQFASRIDELEEMSTGNRIWKQRLVDIGTVTAQQAKDWGFSGVMLRGPGVCWDSRRAAPYDVHDQSDLDVPVGTRGDRYDRYCIRIEEMRQSVRIIVQCPNQMPSGMIKADDRKLCPPSRSRMKLSMESSIHHFELYTEGFSVPAPSTYTAVEAPKGEFGVFLVSNGSNRPYRCKIRAPGFAHSQGLDSMSKHHMPADVVTIIGTQDIVFGEVDR; this is translated from the exons ATGACGACTAGGAACGGGCAAATCAAGAATTTCACTTCGAATTCCGGACCTCAACATCCTGCTGCTCATGGTGTTTCACGATCAGTATTGGAAATGAACGGAGAAGTGGTGGAACGTGCGGAACCACATATTGGATCACTCCA ACTAGAGGGACTGAGAAATTAATCGAGTACAAAACTTATCTTCAAGCTTTACCTTATTTTGATCGTTCAGA CTATGTTTCTACGATGGCCCAAGAACACGCTCATTCTTCAGCCGTAGAGAGACTTTTGAATTGTGAGGTACCATTACGAGCTCAATATATACGAGTGTTATTCTGTGAAATAACTCGAATTTCAAATCATTCACTTGCTTCAACTACTCATGCTATGGATGTGGGAGCATCAACTCCGTTCCTTTGGGCTTTTGAGGAGCGGGAGAAATTGTTGGAATTCTATGAAAGAGTCCCGGGAGCCAGGATGCATGCCAGTTTCATACGACCTGGTGGAGTGGCACAAGATCTGCCTCTTGGCTTATGTCGAGATATTGATTCCTCCACACAACAATTTGCTTCTCGTATCGACGAATTAGAAGAGATGTCAACCGGCAACCGTATCTGGAAACAACGATTAGTGGATATTGGTACTGTCACTGCACAGCAAGCAAAGGATTGGGGATTCAGTGGTGTAATGTTAAGAGGTC CTGGGGTATGCTGGGATTCGCGAAGAGCAGCACCTTACGATGTTCATGACCAATCGGATCTTGACGTACCAGTAGGTACCAGAGGAGATCGCTATGATCGTTACTGTATCCGTATCGAAGAGATGCGACAAAGTGTTCGGATCATTGTGCAATGTCCTAATCAAATGCCTAGTGGCATGATCAAAGCCGATGATCGTAAGCTATGTCCTCCATCACGATCTCGAATGAAACTATCCATGGAATC CTCAATTCACCATTTCGAACTTTATACAGAAGGTTTTTCCGTACCAGCTCCTTCTACCTATACCGCAGTTGAAGCACCTAAAGGTGAATTTGGTGTCTTTCTTGTCAGTAATGGGAGTAATCGTCCCTACCGTTGTAAAATAAGAGCACCTGGCTTTGCCCATTCACAAGGACTCGATTCTATGTCCAAACATCACATGCCAGCAGATGTAGTCACCATCATAGGTACTCAAGATATTGTGTTTGGAGAGGTAGATAGATAG